Proteins encoded within one genomic window of Bradyrhizobium sp. 186:
- a CDS encoding outer membrane beta-barrel protein: MKKILFATVALLVVGAAAPAVGADLGARPYYNKAAPAYATPIYNWTGFYLGAHVGGAFSSDNNFNGLSTGNNGNGRFLGGVQAGADWQFNPNFVVGLEGQYSWLSGNVGAAFPGGYAYTNDQRGLGSITGRVGYTWGPGLLYVKGGYAYSDNNEKVTLGGAQVASTIVGDHRNGYTVGAGVEYMFAPNWSAKAEYQYYNFGDAHFTAPAALVPAGNFTTDDHTFKAGVNYRFNWAAPMVARY; the protein is encoded by the coding sequence ATGAAGAAGATTCTGTTTGCGACCGTGGCGCTGCTCGTGGTGGGCGCGGCCGCGCCGGCCGTCGGTGCCGATCTCGGCGCCCGCCCCTATTACAACAAGGCTGCGCCGGCCTATGCCACGCCGATCTATAACTGGACCGGATTCTATCTCGGCGCCCATGTCGGCGGCGCGTTCTCCAGCGACAACAATTTCAACGGTCTCTCGACCGGTAACAACGGCAACGGCCGCTTCCTCGGCGGCGTGCAGGCCGGTGCGGACTGGCAGTTCAACCCGAACTTCGTGGTCGGCCTCGAAGGCCAGTATTCCTGGCTCTCCGGCAATGTCGGCGCGGCGTTCCCCGGCGGCTATGCCTACACCAACGACCAGCGCGGTCTCGGCTCGATCACCGGCCGCGTCGGCTACACCTGGGGTCCGGGTCTGCTCTATGTGAAGGGCGGCTACGCCTATTCCGACAACAACGAGAAGGTGACGCTCGGCGGCGCGCAGGTCGCCTCCACCATCGTCGGCGATCATCGCAACGGCTACACCGTCGGCGCCGGCGTCGAGTACATGTTCGCGCCGAACTGGTCGGCCAAGGCCGAGTACCAGTACTACAATTTCGGCGACGCGCACTTCACCGCGCCGGCCGCGCTGGTGCCCGCCGGCAACTTCACGACCGACGATCACACCTTCAAGGCGGGCGTCAACTACCGCTTCAACTGGGCCGCCCCGATGGTCGCGCGCTACTGA
- a CDS encoding ABC transporter ATP-binding protein has protein sequence MTAPPVVSIKNLRIALPEGAERPFAVDGISLDLKAGKIVCVVGESGSGKSMCAHALMGLLPDTVDVTSGEIQFEGRDLLKLDDDGWRDLRGRRFAMIFQEPMTALNPLMRIGDQMAEMFEAHGLLTPRERRAKALSLAREVGLPDPERIVRAYPHQLSGGQRQRAMIAMALALEPAVLVADEPTTALDVTTQAQILKLIRNLQRNRNMAVMFITHDFGVVADIADQVVVLRHGKVVEEGPASAVFNEPQHDYTKALLAAVPTMDPPARAPLDDQAKAVEVIGLDKTYVTSGGWFREDRRVDAAREINFTILKGETLGLVGESGSGKSSVARLVMRLIQADRGTVRIGETDLTSLSGKALRAERHRIQMIFQDPFASLNPRRKIGHIIADGPIAAGIEPKVAFDRARDLLKMVGLDPGALDRYPHEFSGGQRQRVGIARALALEPEIIVADEAVSALDVSVQAQVLKLLEDLKARLGLSMLFITHDLRVAAQICDRIAVMQRGAIVELKPTTQLFAAPEHAYTRELLAAVPGQKERAPAA, from the coding sequence ATGACCGCGCCGCCCGTCGTCTCGATCAAGAACCTCAGAATCGCGCTGCCCGAGGGCGCCGAGCGTCCCTTCGCGGTCGACGGCATCTCGCTGGACCTCAAGGCCGGCAAGATCGTCTGCGTCGTCGGCGAATCCGGCTCCGGCAAATCCATGTGCGCGCATGCGCTGATGGGCCTGCTGCCGGACACGGTCGACGTCACCTCCGGCGAGATCCAGTTCGAAGGCCGCGACCTGCTCAAGCTCGATGATGACGGTTGGCGCGACCTGCGCGGCCGCAGGTTCGCGATGATCTTTCAGGAGCCGATGACCGCGCTCAATCCGCTGATGCGGATCGGCGACCAGATGGCGGAGATGTTCGAGGCGCACGGCCTGCTCACGCCGAGGGAGCGGCGCGCAAAGGCACTATCGCTGGCGCGCGAGGTCGGCCTGCCCGATCCCGAACGCATCGTGCGGGCCTATCCGCACCAGCTCTCCGGTGGCCAGCGCCAGCGCGCCATGATCGCCATGGCGCTCGCGCTGGAGCCCGCGGTGCTGGTCGCGGACGAGCCGACGACCGCGCTCGACGTCACCACGCAGGCTCAGATCCTGAAGCTGATCCGCAACCTTCAGCGCAACCGCAACATGGCGGTGATGTTCATCACCCATGATTTCGGCGTGGTCGCAGATATCGCCGACCAGGTCGTGGTGCTCCGGCACGGCAAGGTGGTGGAGGAAGGCCCCGCTAGCGCCGTCTTTAACGAACCGCAGCACGACTACACCAAGGCGCTGCTCGCCGCCGTGCCGACCATGGACCCGCCGGCGCGCGCGCCGCTGGACGATCAGGCCAAGGCCGTCGAGGTGATCGGGCTGGACAAGACTTACGTCACGTCGGGCGGCTGGTTTCGCGAAGACCGTCGCGTCGATGCCGCGCGAGAAATCAATTTCACGATCCTGAAGGGCGAGACGCTCGGCCTCGTCGGCGAATCCGGCTCCGGCAAGTCGTCGGTGGCGCGGTTGGTAATGCGGCTGATCCAGGCCGACCGCGGCACCGTGCGGATCGGCGAGACCGATCTCACCTCGCTCTCGGGCAAGGCGCTACGCGCCGAGCGCCATCGCATCCAGATGATCTTTCAGGATCCGTTTGCCTCGCTCAATCCGCGCCGCAAGATCGGCCACATCATCGCCGACGGCCCGATCGCGGCTGGCATCGAGCCGAAGGTCGCGTTCGACCGCGCCCGCGATCTCCTCAAGATGGTGGGGTTGGATCCCGGCGCGCTCGACCGCTACCCGCACGAATTCTCCGGCGGCCAGCGCCAGCGCGTCGGCATCGCACGCGCACTCGCGCTCGAACCCGAGATCATCGTCGCCGACGAGGCCGTCTCCGCACTCGACGTCTCCGTGCAGGCCCAGGTGCTGAAGCTGCTCGAAGACCTCAAGGCGCGCCTTGGGCTCTCGATGCTGTTCATCACCCACGATCTGCGCGTCGCGGCGCAGATCTGCGACCGCATCGCGGTGATGCAGCGCGGCGCCATCGTCGAGCTGAAGCCGACCACACAGCTCTTCGCCGCGCCCGAGCACGCCTATACGCGCGAGTTGCTGGCGGCCGTGCCGGGGCAAAAAGAGCGCGCACCGGCGGCGTGA
- a CDS encoding ABC transporter permease codes for MKQFWKSMLRSPSGVIGLIILLLAIAVAVFGPLLFPNSPWRMVQRPFLPPFTLSTVPLGTDALGRDVFAGMIFGARVSLLVGLVSTLVALIVGMPIGAMAGYFGGKVDDALMRFTEFFQTIPSFALAIVLVAILQPSIYSIVASIAVVSWPPVARLVRGEVLSLRTREYVQAAVVTGQSNTWIILREILPNALSPVIVLASLMVATAILLESSLSFLGLGDPNLISWGYMVGAGRTVIRQAWWITVFPGFAILISVLGLNLIGEGLNDALNPRLSREGR; via the coding sequence ATGAAACAGTTCTGGAAATCGATGCTGCGCAGCCCGAGCGGCGTCATCGGGCTCATCATCCTGCTGCTCGCGATCGCGGTCGCGGTATTCGGGCCGCTGCTGTTCCCGAACTCGCCCTGGCGCATGGTGCAGCGGCCGTTCCTGCCGCCCTTCACGCTCTCGACCGTGCCGCTCGGCACCGACGCGCTCGGCCGCGACGTGTTCGCCGGCATGATTTTTGGCGCGCGCGTGTCGCTGCTGGTCGGCCTCGTCTCGACGCTGGTCGCGCTGATCGTCGGCATGCCGATCGGCGCCATGGCCGGTTATTTCGGCGGCAAGGTCGACGACGCCCTGATGCGCTTCACAGAATTCTTCCAGACCATTCCGAGCTTCGCGCTCGCGATCGTGCTGGTCGCGATCCTGCAACCCTCGATCTATTCGATCGTGGCCTCGATCGCAGTGGTGAGCTGGCCGCCGGTCGCGCGCCTCGTCCGCGGCGAGGTGCTGTCGCTGCGCACGCGGGAATATGTCCAGGCCGCCGTCGTCACCGGCCAGAGCAACACCTGGATCATCCTGCGCGAGATTTTGCCGAACGCACTTTCGCCGGTGATCGTGCTGGCCTCGCTGATGGTCGCAACCGCGATCCTGCTGGAATCCTCGCTGTCGTTCCTCGGCCTCGGTGATCCCAATCTGATCTCCTGGGGCTACATGGTCGGCGCTGGCCGCACCGTGATCCGACAGGCCTGGTGGATCACCGTGTTTCCCGGCTTCGCGATCCTGATCTCGGTGCTCGGCTTGAACCTGATCGGCGAAGGCCTCAACGACGCGCTCAATCCCCGGCTGTCGCGCGAGGGACGCTGA